A window of Roseimicrobium gellanilyticum genomic DNA:
GGGCGGCCGCTTCGTCATTCCCCTGCCGGAACTGCGGGTGGTGTAGCCTTCCATTCAAGCCTCTTCCCGCTGATCCTGTGTCCATGGAGAAGTTCACCGTCATCATTCCGGCAAAGGATCGCTGTGAGACGCTTTCCCACACGCTGGAGGCGTGCCTCGCTCACCAGGATGCGAACTTCGAGCTCCTCGTCAGCGACAACTACAGCAGCGACGCCACGCCGCAGCTTCTGGAGGAGTTCAAGGCGCGCGATGCCCGGCTGCGGTGCATCCAGCCGCCCCAGCCACTGAGCATGGCGGCGCACTTTGAGTATGTGCTCGGGCAGGTGACGGAAGGCTTCGTCATGATTCTGGGTTCTGATGACGCCATCCTGCCAAGCGCCGTCAAGCGTGCGCGGGAGTGCCTCGCCCAGCATCCCACTGCCGAGGTGCTCCATGGTGTGCCCTACATGTTTTTCTATCCCGACTTCTACAGTGAAGATGCGGGACTCATCTTTGCCCACCTGTATCCCCGCCAGGAAATCAGAAGCAGCCGCGAGTGGTTGCAGAAGGCGCTGAACTCCGAGTGTGGGGCAGCAGACATGCCCATGCCCTATCAGATGGCGTGGGTGCACACACGGGTGTTTGCGCGAATCAAACAAAGGACCGGCAGCTACATCCACTCCTGCTTCCCGGACTACTCGCTGGCCATCACAGTTGCCGCCACCACGGAAAGCTACGTGCACGTGAGCCCAGGCTATGGTGTCAGCGGCATCTCCGGCAAGAGCAATGGCCTGAGCTGCTCCTATCCCAAGGCAAGCCGCGCCATTGAATCCAGCTTCCTCACGGAGAACGAAATCACCACGCATCCCAAGCTCAAGCACACCAGATCGCTGTTCGTGGTCCTCGGCGACGCCATGCTCCGCGCGCAAGAAGCCCGCCTTCTGCCCGAGGGCGCATCCATCGCCTGGGAGAAGGTTCTCCCACGTGCATGTGTGCAATTCTACACAGAAGCATGGGAACCCGAGCAACTCCGCGAAAACATCGCCAGCATGCGTACCATCGCGGACAACTTCGGCGTTCCCAAGTCCTTGGATGGCATGGGTGATTCGAAGGAGTCCGTCCGCTCCTGGGCTTCGCAGCTGCCGTTCTTGAATGACTGGCATCATGACGAATGGGAAGCCGTGCTGGATGGCAGGCTCATCGGCGTGCGCGGTGTGCATGAGGCCGCCCGCGTCATTGAGGCGATGCTTGCCACGAGCGAGGCAGCAAAGCAGGAGTTCAACGCTGCGAATGCCTCCGAGGAAGATTTCCTCGCCTGGGGCATACTGCAGCAGGCGAAACAGGCAGCCACGCTCAGAAAGCAGCTCCGCGACCTCAACCATGAGTCAGAGCGAAGGGCGGCCGAGCGTGACCGCGCGAAGACCCAACTCGCGGGCGTTCGTGCAAAGAACGAGAAGCTGAAAGCCAAGACCAAGGAGCGTGAAGAAGCCTCAAAGACTTCATGGCTTCCGAAGTGGCTGCGCGGAAGATAAATCCTTCCTCAGAAGTCCTACCTCGCCATGCGTGAAGACCTTGCAAACATCCACTCCGAACCTCGACCGGAGATTGCCATCCCTCTTCGCAGCATGAGCTTGAATGTCTCGCTCATATCTGTTTGATGAACGTCTGCCAAGGTCCAGCCCCCCATGGTCCCCTTCACCGTTCTCATTCCCACGCTCAATCGCTGCGGCACTCTGGCGCACACGCTGGAGTCCTGCGTCGTCCAGCAGGATGAGAATTTCCGTGTGGTGGTGAGTGACAACCACAGCACGGATGAGACACGGGCGGTAGTCGAATCCTTCCAGCGACGCGACCCCAGGGTCAGCTACATCAGGCCACCGCAGCAGCTGAGCATGTCGCGGAACTTCGAGTTCCTGCTGGAGCAGGTCGAGGACGGGTTTGTGATGTTCCTTGGCTCGGATGACGGCATGCTGCCCGGCGCCATGGGTCGCGCGCGTGAGCTCCTGTCCAAATATCCGGACGCACTCGCACTGCATGGAGCCCCCAGCGGCATTTACTTCTATCCGGAAATCAGCACTGATGATGCGGGGCTGATGTACCTGCGAACAACACCCCTGGAGGAGCTTCGTTCTTCACACGAATGGCTGGCACTGGTGGCCCAGTGCAAACAGAACGTGACGCAGCTCCCCATGCCGTATGTCCTCTCCTGGATCCACCATTCCGTGTGCCAGAAGATCAAGGCAGGCAGCAACCGTTTCATCCACTCCCCCATTCCAGATTTGTTCCTCGGCATCGCGGTGGCGGCCCAGACTTCACACTATGTGAGCGTCTGCCCCGGCTTCACCATCGGCGGCATCTCGGCGGGAAGCAATGGCACTGGCACGACGCATCCCAAAGGGGACCGGTCTCTTGAGAAGACCTTCAAGGCGCAGAATGAAATCCCCTTTCATCCCAAGGTGGGATACACCCGGTCCGTTCCCGTGCTGGTGGGTGAGTGCATGCTGCAGGCGGCGGAGGCCGGCCTGCTGCCCCAGGGCATTGAGGTTGCGTGGGATCGCATCATCGCACGCGCCTGGCATCAGTTCCGCACGGAGCCCTGGAGTGAATCCGAACTTCAGGACAATCTCAAGACCCTGCAATTCCTCGCGAGCCATGTCGGAGGATCTGATATCCTGAAGGGCGCCACGGGTCCCTCATCTGCCCACGAACTGGTGGAGCGCTTTCCATTCCTTCTGGAGAACAATGATGGCGAATGGGAGCTGGTCGCCGACACACGCGCGCTCCGCCTCGCAGGCATCCATGAAGCAGGCTGCCTTGCTGAAGCCCTTTCGACAGCAGCCGTCCGTGGGGCCAACCTCGGCCCAAGCCCCACACCGAAGGAAATCTCAGATTGGGTCATGCTCGAGCAGGGGAAACAGGCCGCCACCCTGCGCCGGCAGATCAAGGCCGCGAAACAAGAATCCGGGCGACGCGCCACGGAGCGCAATCGCGTCAAATCCCAGCTCGCCGCGGCGCGCGAGAAGCAAGAGCATCTGCGCAAGAAGCTGGCCTGACCCTGACCTTCATCCCGTGATGTCCCCCACATGAACTTTCTCCCCACCGGAATTCAAGGAGCCTTCCTCGTAGAATCCAAACCGCATCATGATGAGCGGGGCTTCTTTGCGCGTACGTATTGTGAGCAGGAATTCTCCGGGAGCGAATTGAACACCCGGTGGGTGCAGCACAACCACAGCCTGAGCCGCACGACGGGCACGCTGCGCGGGCTGCACTACCAGTCCAGCCCCAGGGAGGAGATCAAGCTCGTGCGCTGCCTCAAGGGGCGCGTGTGGGATGTGGTGGTGGATCTGCGCAAGGACTCCCCCACCTTCGGACGCTGGGAGGCCCACGAACTCTCTGAGACCAACATGTGTGCGCTGTACATCCCCGTAGGTTGCGCCCACGGGTTCCAGTGCCTCACGGATGAGTGCCAGATGTTTTACTTGATGTCCGAGTTCTATGAACCGAAGTGCTCCTTCGGCGTTCGCTGGGACGACCCGGATCTGGCCATCAAGTGGCCGCTTCCGGCACTGAACATCTCCCCCCGCGACCAGGGACTGCCGCTGCTGAAGGAACTGGCATGAGGATTTTTGTCACAGGTGCAAACGGATTCATCGGCCGGGCTTTCTGCCAGGCTGCGGTCGCTGCTGGTCATGAGGTGTTGGGACTGTGCCGCAGTGCCAATGCAACGCTGCCGGACGGCTGCCAGAAGCTGGTCGGCGATTTGGAACATGTGCCATGGGACGAAGTGAAGCGCTTCGCACCTGATGCGCTGCTGCATCTGGCGTGGATCGTCACTCCCGGCGCGTATCTCAATGCACCGGAGAATGATTCCCTCATCGGTGAGAGCGAGCAGCTTTTCCGCAAATGCGCTGAGCTGGGCGTGCGCCATCTCGCGGCATCGGGCACCTGCATCGAGTATGCGCCCTCTGACGAACCGCTGAAGGAGAATGTCTCTCCGCTGGCTCCCGCGCTCGCCTATTCCAGAGGGAAGGTGGCTGCAGGCAACGTCCTCCAGGCACTCGCTACGGAGAAGGGGATTCCCTGGTCGTGGTTCCGCATCTTCTACTGCTATGGCGAAGGGGAGCATCCCAACCGCATTGTTTCATGGATCATGAGCAAGCTGGCTTCCGGTGAAGCCGTGGAGGTAAAAACTCCGGACAGTGTGAAGGATTACATCCATGTGAATGACGTGGCCTCCGCGATGCTCTGGAGCATCGAGAAAGGCATCGAGGGCCCCATAAATGTGGGCACCGGCCATGGCATTCGCATCCTCGACCTTACCCGCATGATTGCGACCACCGTGGGCGCAGACCCTTCCCTGGTATCCGGCGCCAATCCTCCTGCTCCAGATGCGTTCCCCATCACGGTGGCGGACATGACCAAACTCACCAGCTCCGGATGGAGCCCTCACATCCCGCTCACGACAGGCCTGGAGCGGATGTGCCAAACCTCCCCAGCCGCCTCCTGATAGCATCACCCCGCCCCTTAATTCACAAATGAAGCTCGAACTCGATACTGACTCCAATACCCTGCGTGTGCACGAGGGCGACAAGGTGCAAACCGTGCCCCTCTACAGCACCAAGGGCTTCGAAATCCTCTCCGACGCCTGGGTGAAGGTCGGTTGGAATCAGAAACACCCCTACACCTTCACCTGGTGGGGACGTCCGATGATTCAAAATCCGGAAGACGTGCTGCGCATCCAGGAGGTGTTGTTTGCACTGAAGCCTGACTATGTGGTCGAGACAGGCGTGGCGCATGGCGGCTCGCTCATCTTCTACGCCAGCCTGTTTGAAGCCGTGAACCACGGCAAGGTCATCGGTGTGGACATCGAGATCCGTCCGCACAACCGCAAGGCCATCGAAGCGCATCCCATGGCCAAGCGCATCACCTTGATTGAAGGCAGCTCCACGGCACCTGAAGTGGTGGCCCAGGTGAAGAAGCTCATTCCCGAAGGCTCCAAGGTGCTCGTGATCCTGGACTCGAATCACACGAAGGCGCATGTGGCTGGAGAGCTTCAGGCCTACCATGATCTGGTGAGCCCGGGTTCCTACATCGTCGCCACCGATGGGGTGATGAGCCTCGTGCATGACGTGCCCCGCGGCACGCCCTCATGGATTCTCGACAATCCCACCGAAGCCGCACGTGAGTTCGCCGAGCAGAACCCGAACTTCATCGTGGAGCAACCCAAGTGGCTCTTCAACGAAAGCGACCTCAGCGAGAACATCACCCACTGGCCGGGTGCGTGGCTGAAGCGGGTGAAGTGAAGTGATTGAGGGAGCAACGCCGGAGTTTTTTCAAGGAATGGGGGCATTCGTGCCCCCATTTTTTTGTGAGTGAGTGGGATGGCGTCTGTCGATGGATGGAGAGAAGTGGAGCCGAAGGAAGTTGAAACCGAATCTCTATATGAGAGACGTCAGGACTATCTGAGACAGTTCATGCGACGAGCGTATCTATGGATACACGGACGTGGCACAGGCCCAAGGAGCGGGAACGCCTCGTTCCCGTGGGTGAAAGGGTTTGGTGCATGTATCCACCTAAGTACCCTGTTGGAACACAGGGTACTCGATACGCAACACACCAAGCATAGTGACCGCTGACGGGAACGAGGCGTTCCCGCTCCTTGGGCCTGCCGCAACGCGCTGGGTAAGTTCATCGCGTTTAGGGCGGTTTATACAAAATCGTGGCTTTTGATCAGGGGTGACTTGCCGCACCGCGACCAGCGGTCGCAGCCACAGTAGAACCAAGGCTTACTGCCGTGGCGGATGGTTCAGGCCGTGGCTGTGGCTGCGACCGCTGGTCGCGGTTGGGGTGGCGCGCCCCCAGATGCAACGGGGGCAGGAATGCCCCCGCTCCCTGAAGTGAGGCCAAACGCTCAGCGTCTTTTACACCTTCTCAAGGAAGACCGTGAACTCATGCCGGTTGTATGACAGATGAGTCTGCGCCACCACGCGCAGGCCCGCTTGAGAGGCGGCGCTGCACACTTCATCCACCAGGGTCAGTGCGCCATGAACGGTCGCGATGCCCGGCATCTTCAACGTGAATACCACCAGTCCGCCTGACTTCAGCGAAGGTGCGAGCCGGATGACCTGCTGCATGGAATCCGCGGCTTCTCCATTGAGGTCGCAGAGCAGCGCATCATATCGTGCAGCCGCGGGAGGCTGGAATTCCGCAACGTCACACTGCACGAAGAGCAGTTGCCGCTCATGCCTCAGCCGTGCATCCAGCGGTGCGCGATCCACGGCGGTGAC
This region includes:
- a CDS encoding glycosyltransferase family A protein, which encodes MEKFTVIIPAKDRCETLSHTLEACLAHQDANFELLVSDNYSSDATPQLLEEFKARDARLRCIQPPQPLSMAAHFEYVLGQVTEGFVMILGSDDAILPSAVKRARECLAQHPTAEVLHGVPYMFFYPDFYSEDAGLIFAHLYPRQEIRSSREWLQKALNSECGAADMPMPYQMAWVHTRVFARIKQRTGSYIHSCFPDYSLAITVAATTESYVHVSPGYGVSGISGKSNGLSCSYPKASRAIESSFLTENEITTHPKLKHTRSLFVVLGDAMLRAQEARLLPEGASIAWEKVLPRACVQFYTEAWEPEQLRENIASMRTIADNFGVPKSLDGMGDSKESVRSWASQLPFLNDWHHDEWEAVLDGRLIGVRGVHEAARVIEAMLATSEAAKQEFNAANASEEDFLAWGILQQAKQAATLRKQLRDLNHESERRAAERDRAKTQLAGVRAKNEKLKAKTKEREEASKTSWLPKWLRGR
- a CDS encoding glycosyltransferase family A protein codes for the protein MVPFTVLIPTLNRCGTLAHTLESCVVQQDENFRVVVSDNHSTDETRAVVESFQRRDPRVSYIRPPQQLSMSRNFEFLLEQVEDGFVMFLGSDDGMLPGAMGRARELLSKYPDALALHGAPSGIYFYPEISTDDAGLMYLRTTPLEELRSSHEWLALVAQCKQNVTQLPMPYVLSWIHHSVCQKIKAGSNRFIHSPIPDLFLGIAVAAQTSHYVSVCPGFTIGGISAGSNGTGTTHPKGDRSLEKTFKAQNEIPFHPKVGYTRSVPVLVGECMLQAAEAGLLPQGIEVAWDRIIARAWHQFRTEPWSESELQDNLKTLQFLASHVGGSDILKGATGPSSAHELVERFPFLLENNDGEWELVADTRALRLAGIHEAGCLAEALSTAAVRGANLGPSPTPKEISDWVMLEQGKQAATLRRQIKAAKQESGRRATERNRVKSQLAAAREKQEHLRKKLA
- the rfbC gene encoding dTDP-4-dehydrorhamnose 3,5-epimerase, with product MNFLPTGIQGAFLVESKPHHDERGFFARTYCEQEFSGSELNTRWVQHNHSLSRTTGTLRGLHYQSSPREEIKLVRCLKGRVWDVVVDLRKDSPTFGRWEAHELSETNMCALYIPVGCAHGFQCLTDECQMFYLMSEFYEPKCSFGVRWDDPDLAIKWPLPALNISPRDQGLPLLKELA
- a CDS encoding NAD-dependent epimerase/dehydratase family protein, giving the protein MRIFVTGANGFIGRAFCQAAVAAGHEVLGLCRSANATLPDGCQKLVGDLEHVPWDEVKRFAPDALLHLAWIVTPGAYLNAPENDSLIGESEQLFRKCAELGVRHLAASGTCIEYAPSDEPLKENVSPLAPALAYSRGKVAAGNVLQALATEKGIPWSWFRIFYCYGEGEHPNRIVSWIMSKLASGEAVEVKTPDSVKDYIHVNDVASAMLWSIEKGIEGPINVGTGHGIRILDLTRMIATTVGADPSLVSGANPPAPDAFPITVADMTKLTSSGWSPHIPLTTGLERMCQTSPAAS
- a CDS encoding cephalosporin hydroxylase family protein, which encodes MKLELDTDSNTLRVHEGDKVQTVPLYSTKGFEILSDAWVKVGWNQKHPYTFTWWGRPMIQNPEDVLRIQEVLFALKPDYVVETGVAHGGSLIFYASLFEAVNHGKVIGVDIEIRPHNRKAIEAHPMAKRITLIEGSSTAPEVVAQVKKLIPEGSKVLVILDSNHTKAHVAGELQAYHDLVSPGSYIVATDGVMSLVHDVPRGTPSWILDNPTEAAREFAEQNPNFIVEQPKWLFNESDLSENITHWPGAWLKRVK